A stretch of Paracoccus seriniphilus DNA encodes these proteins:
- a CDS encoding tripartite tricarboxylate transporter substrate binding protein: MKISRLLSGAALIAATAGTAALAEYPEKPIEVIVPFGAGSNSDTSGRLLINAMRKAMDADLVPINVDGAGGTIGIAQMARSKPDGYRIGYAPIATVTVQPNLRPLPYDETSLAPVCMVADNPTAISVAPDSPYNSIQELIDAARAGEQIIAVGGAPGSMPHITQAALANAYGVTFTYLPAGGGGKAATALLGGEATLAADAAAMVSQYDLKALAIASAERTDMLPDVPTLAELGHDVSLSVWFGLFAPKDTPVEVLDQLSSACGRAVEDPDFVKGMTAANYTLRYLDRTAFADFYEQEYARSRELLPTIGVKARD; the protein is encoded by the coding sequence ATGAAGATTTCAAGGCTTCTGAGCGGCGCGGCATTGATTGCCGCCACCGCAGGAACCGCGGCACTGGCCGAATATCCGGAAAAGCCCATCGAGGTCATCGTGCCTTTCGGGGCTGGCAGCAATTCGGACACGTCGGGTCGGTTGCTGATCAACGCCATGCGCAAGGCGATGGATGCCGATCTGGTGCCGATCAACGTGGATGGGGCCGGCGGCACCATCGGGATTGCCCAGATGGCGCGGTCGAAACCGGATGGATACCGCATCGGCTATGCGCCGATTGCCACGGTGACGGTTCAACCCAACCTGCGCCCGCTGCCTTATGACGAGACCAGCCTGGCACCGGTTTGCATGGTGGCGGACAATCCGACCGCAATTTCGGTGGCCCCGGACAGCCCATACAACTCGATTCAGGAGCTGATAGACGCGGCCAGGGCCGGGGAACAGATCATCGCGGTGGGTGGTGCCCCCGGATCCATGCCCCATATCACCCAGGCGGCGCTGGCAAATGCCTATGGCGTGACATTCACCTATCTGCCCGCAGGTGGTGGCGGCAAGGCGGCCACGGCATTATTGGGCGGCGAGGCCACGCTTGCGGCGGATGCGGCGGCCATGGTGTCGCAATATGATCTGAAGGCCCTGGCAATCGCCTCGGCTGAACGGACGGACATGCTGCCCGATGTGCCGACCCTGGCGGAACTGGGCCACGATGTATCGCTGTCGGTCTGGTTCGGGTTGTTCGCGCCAAAGGACACGCCGGTTGAAGTGCTGGACCAGCTGTCCAGCGCCTGCGGGCGCGCGGTCGAGGACCCGGATTTCGTCAAGGGCATGACTGCAGCCAATTACACCCTGCGCTATCTGGATCGCACTGCCTTCGCCGACTTCTATGAACAGGAATACGCGCGCAGCCGCGAATTGCTGCCCACCATCGGGGTCAAAGCCAGGGACTGA